Sequence from the Nocardia cyriacigeorgica GUH-2 genome:
TGCAGCAGTCGGCGGCGATCAGCACCTTCGCCTATGACGCGGCGTTGACCACGCTGATCTGCTGGCTGTTGATCCGCTGGATGCGCACCCGCCAGGATCTGCTGTTGCTGGTGGCCGGTGCCGTCGCGGCGGTCGATTTCCAGGTGAAGTGGCTGGTGGTGGCGGTGTGGGCGCTGCTGGGGCTGGGTGTGCTCGGGTGGGGTCCGCGGGAGTTGTTGCGCAGGCCGGCGCTGTGGGCCGCGACCGTTCTGCTCGCACTCTCGACGGTTCCGGCGCTGCTGTGGCAGGCCGGGCACGGCTGGCCGCAACTGGCCATGGGCGCCGCGATCCGGGCGGAGCAGACCACCATGGTCGACAGCCATCTCGCCTCGACGGTCCGGGAACTCGTGCTCACGACGGGGCCGAGCGGAATTCTGCTGCTGATCGGTATCTGGACGGTGGCGCGGGCGCCAGGGCTGCGGCCGTACCGGTTCCTGCTGCCGATGGGTGTGCTGCCGCTGCTGGCGGTGCTCGTGGCCGGGCTGCGACCGTACTACCTGGGCAGTGGGTTCGCGGTCTTCTTCGCGACCGCCGCGGTGTATCTGGCCGGTGACGGGCTGCGCGGCTGGATGCGCAGGCTGCTGCCGGTCTACTTCGCGGGCGGGGTCGTGGTCGTCGTCGCGGCGGTGTGCGTGCTGCCGCTGCCGCATACGTTGCTGCACACTCCGGCCATCCGCAACGGGGATATGGCGGTGCGCGCGCAGTTCTTCGGGCTGCGTGGATGGCCGCAGCTGGCCGACACCGTCGAGGGGGCCGTGGCGGCGCTGCCGGAGCCCGATCGCGCCCAGGTGGTGATCGTGACGCAGAACTATTGGCAGGCCAGCGCTCTGGAAGTGCTCGGTGATCGCGAGCTACCACCGGTGTTCAGTCCGAGCCGCGGCTACGGCTATTTCGGCCCGCCACCGGATACCGCGACGCGCGTGCTCTACGTCGGCGGCGACAGCATCACGGAAACGGTGTCGGAGCGCTTCGCCACCGCGATTCCGGTTGCGCGCCTGGACGATCCCGTCGGATTTCAAGGCGTGAACCATGGGATCCGGGTCTGGTTCTGCACCGAGCCGGTGCGGCCGTGGTCGCAGATCTGGCCCGAGATGATGACGTTGCCTATCGAGCACGGGACGTGAACGAAGGGATGCTCCCGCGCGGGCTGCGGATCCCGCGCGGGAGCCCGCCGCGGCCGATCGACGGTCCATCGCAGGGGGCGCGGCAAGCAAGTGGTCGCGAATGGGCTTGCCGTTCACATCGTTTCCGACCAGGGCAGTTCTCACGGTACGCAGGGCACCGGGATGGCCCCATGCCTTCCGGCTACGTCTGGGCAAATCACTGCTCGACCGGATGCCGGTTGGTTGCGACCACAACCTGATGTCCCTTGCGGTCCCATGGACGTCGCCTGTAGCGCTCGCGCCGGCGCGCCGCAGCGCATACCGTTCGCGGCGGTGGCGTTGCGTGCCGGTGACGGGCCACCGATTCGCTGGCTCACCGGCCGCCCGGGTGCGTCGGTTGCGCGTGCCCACGCAACCGGAAGGACCTCCTATGGACAACGCGCTCTACGACTACAGCCCGATCGTGGATCGCGAGCCGATCCAGTGGCCCGGCGGCGCCCGCGTCGCGTTCTATGTCGGTCTGAATATCGAACATTTCACGGTCGACGCGCCCGCCACCAGCCCCAACGAGGCCACCGCCGGACTGGTGCCCGACCCGCTCAACTACGGGTGGCGCGATTACGGGCCGCGAGTGGGCATCTGGCGTATCGCGGAGATCCTCGATCGGCACGGCATCCGCGCCAGCGCGCTGGTCAACAGCGCGGTCTGTGAGCGGTATCCGCAGATCATCGCCGCCGGGCAGCAGCGCGACTGGGCGTGGCTGGCGCACGGTCGCGACAATGCCACCGTGCAATCGGCCGTCGAGGACGAACGCGCCTACCTGACCGACGTGGTCGCCACGATCGAGAAGGCCACCGGGCAGCGGCCGCGCGGCTGGCTGGGACCGGCCCTCAGCGAAACCTTCGACACCCCCGCGATCCTGGCCGAACTCGGCCTGACCTACCTGCTCGACTGGACCGCCGACGACCAGCCGTTCCGGCTCAACGTGCCCGGCATGGTGAGCGTGCCGTATTCGGTCGAACTCAACGATCTGGGCCTGTTCACGATGAACAGCTTCACCGGCCCCGAATTCGTGCAGATAGTGACCGATCAGTTCGACCAGCTCTACGCCGATTCCGCCCGCAGCGGCCGGGTGATGGCGCTGGCCCTGCACCCGTTCGTCACCGGCCAGCCCTACCGCGCGAAATACCTCGACCAGGCGCTGGACTACATCGCCGGCCATCACGGCGTCTGGCTCACCACCAGCGATGAGATCGCCGAGCACTACGCGGCCACCACGCAGGGCTGAAACCCCCCGCAGCCGTCCGCTCGCTATCCTTGACTCGGTCGTTCGTCCGATATTTCTCGTTACGCAGCTCTCGACGTGCGAGGCGCGATCGGCCGGATGAGGAGGAACCGATGGCCTACGTCAAAGCAGCCGAACGCGAGGGACAGATCGTCGCGGCGGCGATCCGGGTGCTCAGTGCGGTCGGAGTCGGCGGTATCACGACGCGCGCGGTCGCGGTCGAGGCCGGCATTCCCCTGGGCACGTTGCATTACGTGTTCCCGAGCAAGGACAAGATGCTGCGCGCGGTCATCACCGCCGTGGTCGATGACGCCCTGGCAACGGCGCGCGCCGGCGTGGAACTCGACCAAGGCGTCGAACACGCCATCCGGCACGCGGTCACCAACGTCTGGGAAAAGCTCGTCGAACACGACCCCGGACTCCAGGTCATGCAGTACGAGCTGGCCATGTATTCGGTGCGCAGCGAGGGGCCGGGCGGGCTGGCCCGGCTGCTGTGCGAGCGCTATGCCGCATTGATCAGCGAATTCTGCGAAGCGGCCGCGCGGGCATCGGGTGAACGCTGCGCGGTGGATTTCGACACGCTCGGCCGGCTCGGATTCGCCGCGGTGGACGGCCTGATCATGCAGTACGTCACCAATCCCGACCCCGCGCGCGCCCGCCGCGATCTCGACCGCGCGGTGGACATGATCGTCGGTTTCGCCGATCCGCGGCCCGTCTCGCAGTAGCGCACGCAGCGCCGAGACCGAAACCACCTTTCCAGGCTCGCCTCCACTCTTGCGCGTCCGGCGACCGCCGCTTATCGTAAAAGTCGTACGGGCGACCGACTTATTCTGGTTAGCGCTACCGGGATCTCTTGCCGGGTACGCGTCCCAACACTCTGCGAAGAAGGGCTGAGCCATGGGTAACGAACCAAGTGGACGGACAGTGGTCGTGGTGGGCGCGGGCCTGTCCGGGTTGACGGCGGCCCGCACGCTGCACCGCCGCGGCGTCGAAGTGATCGTGCTCGAAGCGGCCGAGCGGGTCGGCGGACGAGCGATGAGTGAGACCACGATCCTGGGCTCACGGGTGGACCTCGGCGGTCAGTGGATCGGCCACGATCATCATCGGCTCACCGCGCTGGCCGCCGATTTCGGCCTCACCCCCTTTCCCATGCACACCGGGCGCTTTCCCGCCGTGGTGTCGGGATCTCGCCGGCTGTCACCGATCGACCCGTCGATGATCGCGGCCGGGCTCGTCCTGGCCGGAGTCGAAGTACTGTCGCGGACCGGCACGCCGTCGCGGTGGAACGACACCACCGTCCAGCAATGGTTGGCGCGGGTGCCCGGCCGCACCGCGCGCCGGCTGCTCGAGGTGCTCGCCCTGGTCTCGTGGACGGCCGACCTCGACCGGCTCTCCATCCAGGCCATGAGCACGATGATCCGGTCCCAGGGCGGACTGCGAAACATCCTGTCGACCGGGGGTGGGGCGCAGGAATTTCTGCTGACCGAGGGTGTGGGCACGCTCGTCGACGGTTTGGCAGGCGAACTCGGTGCGCGCGTGCGGTGCGGGCAGCGGGTCACCTCGATCAGCCGCGGCGAGGGTGGCGTCACTGTGCGCACCTCGGCGGAGGAGATCCACGCCGCGAAGGTGATCGTCACCGTGCCGGCTCCGATGCAGCGTCACATCGCCTTCGAACCAGCCCTGCCACCGAGCCGCACTGCCCTCAATCACAACACCTACATGGGTTCGGTCTACAAAGCGATCGCGATCTACGAACGCCCGTTCTGGCGAAGCCGCAACGCCGCCGAATTCCTCCTGCTCGACAACCCCGGCAGCGCCGTCTTCGATACCAGCCCGCCCGGCGGCCCCGGCCACCTGTGTGTCCTCACCTCCGGCCCCCAAGCCCGCGACCTCGACCACCTCGACCCCGCCGCCCGCCGATCCGCCATCCTCGGCCCATTGGTCCCACATATCGGCCCCGAAGTGACCGAACCGGCCGATTGGCACGAAAAGGCCTGGCACCGTGACGAATACGCAGGCGGCGGCTACGTCGCCCTCCCCGAACCCGGCACCACCGACGGTTTTTCACCCTTCCCCTCCACCCCGGTGGGCGATCTCCATTGGGCCGGAGCCGAAACCGCGAACAGCCACCCCGGCTACCTCGACGGCGCCATCGAATCGGGCACCCGAGCGGCCCACGAAGTCCTGGTGGCGTTGAACGAGCTGGATCCTGCCGGCCGCTAGTACGCGCCACTCGCCCAACGCACCGCGCACGACAGACCCACGCGCCGCGCCGCCGAGTCGATTACTGTGGCGGCGTGGGGTTTACCGAATACGCGCCAGGCGATGTCGTGATCTTCCCGGAAGGCCCGTTCAGCGGGGGTCTGCGGAGTGGTCTGGGAAGTGGACGCGCGGCGGGAACGGCTGCGGATCGGGTTCAGCGAGGGCATCGCGCACCGTGAAGGGGGCGTGCTGCGGGAACGGCAGCATCGGATGACGGTGGAGTTCGACGAGGTCGAGTTGGTGTAGGGCGGCGATCAGCACCGGTCGCCGGCGGGGTTGTCGGCCAGGCGGAACTCGAAGCGCACCGCGCCGGGTGAGGAGGCCGGCAAGACGATGGCGGCGCCGCGGTGGGTGGGCCAGTTGCGTGGAAGCAAGACGTATTGGTCGCCGATGTGGGTGAGCATCACCAGGCCGTCGTAGCGGAACCGGTAGCCGGCATGGTCGGCCGGATCGCAGGCGATTTTGCGCACGTCCGCGCTGGACAGGTGCAGGTCCTTTTCGCTGTAGACGATAACGCCTGGGCTGTAAGGGATTTCCGCGGTCGACATATGGGCGCGGGAGCTGCCGACGGCCGCGGAATAGTCGGTGGCGATCCAGAACAGGCTGATGCCGACGACGACGAACAGGATCGTCCACTCGATCACCGCCGCCGCCTCCGACCGCGGCGACGCCTCGGGATCACGCTCCCGCAACCGCTGCCTGCGTTGCAGGACGACGTACCAGAGCAAGCCGACACCGGCGATCACCGACAACGGCGCTGCGCCGAGCATGTTGTTGAGCGGGAACACGAGGAACAATCGGCTCAACCCGAAAGCCAGCAACAGCACCGCGATCGCGGTCAGCGCCCGCAACAACCACCGCCTGGGTGGGGCGCCGCGCATCGATTCCGGTAGGGCGAGATAACCCCAGGTCAGGCCCATACCGATCACCCCGGCGACGATCAGCGGGACGAACAGCGCGTCGACACTGCGGATCAGATAGTCGGTAATGCTGGGATGCAGACTGGCCGACTCGACGCCGAAATGGCGGAAATACCAATACACGTGGTTCCAACCGAAGTAGAACAGCAACGCGGTCAGCAGCGTCGTCGGCGCGACAAATTGACCGAAAGTCGCTGCTACCTTGCCGAATCCTTCGAATGGCGAGGATGACGACGTATCGCTATCCGGCTCCGCGCTGTCGGGCGCTGGTTCACGGGACTGCTGCGCCATCACCGGTCTCGGGGGTCTCGGTCACACCCTCGCCAGAGCTTCCGCCTTCGTCTGTACCGCCGGTGTCACCCTCACCTGGACCGCCGGAGTCACCCTCACCGGTACCACCAGTGTCACCTTCACCTGTACTACCAGGGTCACCCTCGCCTGTACCACCAGTGTCACCGTCGCCCGTGCCGCTGGTGTCTTCCTCACCCGTGTCCCCATCGGAATCCTCGGGCTCGCAGGGCCTCGATCCGGTCAGCAACACCACCGTGCCACCCGGCGCCACAGTGAAGTAGGACTTGTCGTCGCCAGGTGATTGGGGAACCGGTTCGCCACCTGTGAAGTCGTTGGCGTACTCGCATTGTGTGTACGTGTCGTCCTGCTTCACAGCTGTCGTCACCGTCACGCACCCGACGCACTGTTTGCTGATCTGAACTTCCATCCAGTTGACGACCACGTGTATGGGAAACCCCTGCATGAAACCTGGCGTTTGGATCTTGATCGGCGCTACAGGCACACCTCCTCCTCCACCACCACGATTGGGCTGCCCTGGAACCGGCACCGGCCCACCGGTTCCCGGACCAGGGCGTGGCGCCTGCCCGCCCTGCGAATTTCCGGGAACGTGACCGTCCGGTGGTGTCGCGACCGCCGGACCGTTCGGTGCCGTCGCGACAGCCGAATTCGCGCTCGGCGGAGTGTGTGGTGCGCGAGCAGTAGGGGGCGCGGTCCCACAACCCGCACAGATCAACGCCGACGCCGCCGCGATGACGAACATCGGAACGATCCGCGCGCCTGTTCTCCCCCGATCATCCCCGACCACACCGTCAAGACCGAGAGCCGAAATAGTCGCCTGCGGAGCCATCGCCCACCCTCCACTCCCGGCAATCGACCTCGCCGGATAGCTAATTGAAGCAGGTCAGCAGGCCCACCGGACGAAATTCCGTGGTGGGATTCGGAATTGTTCTCCGGCGCGAACGCGGTAGCGCTCGCGTCCGGATCAGCGGCCGTTGGTCGGGCTGTATCCGCCCTCGTGTCCGGTCGGTGACTGATCGGTGACCGGCAGTCTGGTCTGCTGGTGACGCGCCCGCGGAGCCACCGACCCGCGCCGGGCGAGTTCGAGCCTCGTCAGCGCGCTCACCACCGTCGAATGGATCGGTAACCGCGCGACACGCGGGTCGACGCTCGCCAGCCGGAAGACGGTGGAACTCGTGCTGACCAGACACACCGGGACGCCCTCGCGCCCATAACGCTGCGCGTCTTCGGCCAGCGTTGCCAGGGTGCGCCAGGACAGGAAGTTGAGCCGGGTGGTGTCGACGATCAGCCCGCCGCCTTTGGCGCGTGCTTCGTCGGCGGCTTCGATGATTTCCTGCCGCCAGACCGGCAGCGTGAAGGCGTCGGCCTCACCGCGTATCGACAGCACGATGGATCGCCCGCGGCGCCGGCGGCAGCACACCAGCCGGTCCTTCGGGTCGGGCTGCCCGCACAGCGAGGAGATCTCACGACGCGGTGACGGGGTGGTGTCGAACTCCGAATGTGGTGCCATCATGCTCCCGAATCAGGTCCGTGCGCCTCAGCGCCCTGATCAGGCCACCCTGCATTCTGAAGGCAAACCTCGAATACCGACCAGTCTACGACATCGCGTCGCCGGAACGGCCGGATCGGCACAACGCGGCGGTCAGCTCGCGATGATCTGCGGGGAGAGCACCTTCAGCATGGCGTTCGTCCAGCGCAGCTGGCGTAACGTCTGCGGATGGCAGGTCTGTGCCAGTTCCAGCAGATCCGGTTTCCGCAGCGCCTGCGCGGCCTGCGCGAGCAGTTCCCAGTCCAGCGAAACGCCCGCGCTCACCCGGTGCAGGTGGCGCAGGTCCATGAGCAGCACGATGCCGGGTTCCGGGCGACGGGCCAGCAGGTCGCTGACCTGTCGCTGGAGTGGGGCGGTGATCGATCTCAGGCTGCCCAGCCGGTGCGTTCCGGCGCCGTGCTGCGGGCCGACGCGTTCGAGCCGGTCCAGATGGTCGCGCGACCACGCTGCCAGGTCGCGTGCGATATAGCGGATTTCGTGCTCGGCGTGGTGGCGCGCCGATACGGCGGTGAGGTCGTGTTCGAGCCGGTGCTCACCGCGGTGTAGTTCATCGAGCAGCAGTTCCAGTTTCACAGCGAGCTCCTCGATGCCGTCGTCTCCGAATCCGCCATCGCCTGCGCTCCCCCGCGGGTGGGCGGCACCGAATCGTCCAGCGGCGCCGAGGCGGTGTTGGTCGGCGCGGGGGCGGGGTCGCTTCCCCGGGCGAGGATGCGGACCGACGCCGCAGAAATCTTGAACAGGGGTTGTTTGGACACCGGATCCCAGTCGGTGACGGTGATTTCGTTGGCGGCGCGATCGTGGCCGGGATGCTCGACATCCCAGTATCCGTAATGGAAGGGCACGAACAGCACGCCCGGCCGGATCCTCGACACACGGGCGCGGGCCCGGATGGTGCTGCGCGCGGAAGCCAGTTCCAGCAGATCGCCCTCGGTGATGCCGAGCTCGGCGGCGTCAGCGGCGGCGATCTCCACCCACGGCGCCGGTGCGGCGGCGCGCAATTGCGGCACTCGCCCGGTCTTGGTCCTGGTGTGGAAGTGGAAGAGCGTGCGGCCGGTGATCAAGGCGAACGGAAAGCGGCCGCTGGGCCGCTCATGGGCGGGCAGGTATTCGGCTGCCTTGATCATCGCCTTGGCGTCGGGGTTCATCGCCCGGTATTCGACCGGTTCCAGCGGCGCCCCGGTGATCAGGTCTTTGCCATATTCTTCGCAGTAGTCGGGGCTGCTCCAGAAGCGGCCTCCGGCGTAGAGGCGCTCGGTGCCCTCGGGCGCGGACTCATGGCACGGCCATTGGATCCCGGATCCGCCACGCAGCAGGCCGTAGCTGATGCCGCTGTAATCGCAGGGCCGCCCGGCCGAGCAACGCTTCC
This genomic interval carries:
- a CDS encoding TetR/AcrR family transcriptional regulator — encoded protein: MAYVKAAEREGQIVAAAIRVLSAVGVGGITTRAVAVEAGIPLGTLHYVFPSKDKMLRAVITAVVDDALATARAGVELDQGVEHAIRHAVTNVWEKLVEHDPGLQVMQYELAMYSVRSEGPGGLARLLCERYAALISEFCEAAARASGERCAVDFDTLGRLGFAAVDGLIMQYVTNPDPARARRDLDRAVDMIVGFADPRPVSQ
- a CDS encoding STAS domain-containing protein; the protein is MAPHSEFDTTPSPRREISSLCGQPDPKDRLVCCRRRRGRSIVLSIRGEADAFTLPVWRQEIIEAADEARAKGGGLIVDTTRLNFLSWRTLATLAEDAQRYGREGVPVCLVSTSSTVFRLASVDPRVARLPIHSTVVSALTRLELARRGSVAPRARHQQTRLPVTDQSPTGHEGGYSPTNGR
- a CDS encoding polysaccharide deacetylase family protein; translated protein: MDNALYDYSPIVDREPIQWPGGARVAFYVGLNIEHFTVDAPATSPNEATAGLVPDPLNYGWRDYGPRVGIWRIAEILDRHGIRASALVNSAVCERYPQIIAAGQQRDWAWLAHGRDNATVQSAVEDERAYLTDVVATIEKATGQRPRGWLGPALSETFDTPAILAELGLTYLLDWTADDQPFRLNVPGMVSVPYSVELNDLGLFTMNSFTGPEFVQIVTDQFDQLYADSARSGRVMALALHPFVTGQPYRAKYLDQALDYIAGHHGVWLTTSDEIAEHYAATTQG
- a CDS encoding ArnT family glycosyltransferase; its protein translation is MTSTDSEGARDAAARPERTGLPAEVPPIAWRELAVLAVPLALILTIRLGRYPLWGDELYMVPAGRRLSWSYADQGPLVPLQAYLSDLVVPGSAVLLRLPSVALTVATVLLAALIARELGGGRAAQLIAALGYVCTPFSVQQSAAISTFAYDAALTTLICWLLIRWMRTRQDLLLLVAGAVAAVDFQVKWLVVAVWALLGLGVLGWGPRELLRRPALWAATVLLALSTVPALLWQAGHGWPQLAMGAAIRAEQTTMVDSHLASTVRELVLTTGPSGILLLIGIWTVARAPGLRPYRFLLPMGVLPLLAVLVAGLRPYYLGSGFAVFFATAAVYLAGDGLRGWMRRLLPVYFAGGVVVVVAAVCVLPLPHTLLHTPAIRNGDMAVRAQFFGLRGWPQLADTVEGAVAALPEPDRAQVVIVTQNYWQASALEVLGDRELPPVFSPSRGYGYFGPPPDTATRVLYVGGDSITETVSERFATAIPVARLDDPVGFQGVNHGIRVWFCTEPVRPWSQIWPEMMTLPIEHGT
- a CDS encoding flavin monoamine oxidase family protein, whose translation is MGNEPSGRTVVVVGAGLSGLTAARTLHRRGVEVIVLEAAERVGGRAMSETTILGSRVDLGGQWIGHDHHRLTALAADFGLTPFPMHTGRFPAVVSGSRRLSPIDPSMIAAGLVLAGVEVLSRTGTPSRWNDTTVQQWLARVPGRTARRLLEVLALVSWTADLDRLSIQAMSTMIRSQGGLRNILSTGGGAQEFLLTEGVGTLVDGLAGELGARVRCGQRVTSISRGEGGVTVRTSAEEIHAAKVIVTVPAPMQRHIAFEPALPPSRTALNHNTYMGSVYKAIAIYERPFWRSRNAAEFLLLDNPGSAVFDTSPPGGPGHLCVLTSGPQARDLDHLDPAARRSAILGPLVPHIGPEVTEPADWHEKAWHRDEYAGGGYVALPEPGTTDGFSPFPSTPVGDLHWAGAETANSHPGYLDGAIESGTRAAHEVLVALNELDPAGR